A stretch of Myroides oncorhynchi DNA encodes these proteins:
- a CDS encoding S41 family peptidase — translation MKRVKNKIAIFSLSILSLSSLTVLNSCSKDDVIVKDPRRFTASDVNSYADLFDVFWKTMDQQYNYFYEQKDQGGLDWDNVYKTYYPKFAALQTYGRPNEDDGQINEDYLTASTYFEEIIDPFIDRHFNVKIQFPATNKNIIRTITFYGGMSDKGVSKVYPFAKKYAYMKDRVDANAFKSNADGFGIIAGNLNSNPDIYYLSFNQFVVTNNLKITLANNYLNPGKGNSLLLTQDILEATDELKGIKDIYMRNAIKEVTFNILKDYNAYSDSREYKAFMEEGVKFNQTEVVSNGLMLSAQNALVKYNSLPKYNTITPYGELYNLQTADYILKFIRLMDSHVNYGYRFSELTDALTDVITKGEFYQKFLNPLHTGEIKKIIIDLRSNGGGAVVDARFISDRFITKNTVFAYQRTREGNGRFNYTPWVEAKTKPHNFGIPTNIPIAILTDKNSASMSEITTLMLKSQGNQVVSIGDYSAGATAGLGTVDDFNGGTRDKIAGGKLTFYMPLLAMKDANGVVVEGVGIKPDIHVSPLTDSEVSQMASPTFVDRVVNEAINYLNSK, via the coding sequence ATGAAAAGAGTAAAAAATAAAATAGCAATATTTAGTTTATCTATATTATCATTATCATCTCTAACAGTGTTAAACTCTTGTTCTAAAGATGATGTCATAGTTAAAGACCCTAGAAGGTTTACTGCTAGTGATGTGAATTCTTATGCAGATCTTTTTGACGTTTTTTGGAAAACAATGGATCAGCAGTATAATTACTTTTACGAGCAGAAAGATCAAGGAGGTTTAGACTGGGATAATGTATATAAAACATATTATCCTAAATTCGCCGCTCTACAAACTTATGGTAGGCCAAATGAAGATGATGGTCAAATAAATGAGGATTATTTAACAGCCTCTACTTATTTTGAAGAGATTATAGATCCTTTTATTGATCGCCATTTCAATGTGAAAATTCAATTTCCAGCAACTAATAAAAATATTATAAGAACTATTACTTTTTATGGAGGTATGTCGGATAAAGGAGTTTCTAAAGTATACCCTTTTGCAAAGAAGTATGCTTATATGAAAGATCGAGTTGATGCTAACGCATTCAAGTCTAATGCGGACGGTTTTGGTATCATTGCAGGGAATTTAAACTCTAATCCAGATATCTATTATTTGTCTTTTAATCAATTCGTTGTAACTAATAATTTGAAAATTACCTTAGCTAATAATTATTTAAATCCAGGAAAAGGAAATTCACTATTATTGACTCAAGATATTTTAGAAGCTACTGACGAATTAAAGGGAATTAAAGATATTTATATGCGTAATGCTATTAAAGAGGTAACCTTTAATATATTAAAAGACTATAATGCATATTCTGATTCTAGGGAGTATAAAGCATTTATGGAAGAGGGGGTTAAATTTAATCAGACTGAAGTAGTGAGTAATGGATTAATGTTATCAGCTCAAAATGCTTTAGTTAAGTATAATAGTTTGCCTAAGTATAATACAATCACTCCCTATGGAGAATTGTATAATTTACAGACAGCTGATTATATACTTAAATTTATTAGGCTTATGGATAGCCACGTTAATTATGGATATAGATTTTCGGAATTAACTGATGCTCTAACAGATGTTATAACTAAAGGAGAATTTTATCAAAAGTTCTTAAACCCATTACATACTGGAGAAATTAAGAAAATAATAATAGATTTACGTTCTAATGGAGGTGGTGCTGTTGTTGACGCACGATTTATTTCTGACCGTTTTATTACTAAAAATACTGTATTTGCTTACCAAAGAACAAGAGAAGGGAATGGTAGATTTAACTACACTCCATGGGTAGAGGCTAAAACTAAACCACATAACTTCGGAATTCCAACAAATATTCCTATTGCTATACTAACAGATAAGAATAGTGCTAGTATGTCTGAAATTACTACATTAATGTTAAAATCTCAAGGAAATCAAGTCGTGAGTATAGGTGACTATAGTGCTGGAGCAACAGCTGGTTTAGGTACAGTAGATGATTTTAATGGAGGAACTAGAGATAAAATTGCGGGAGGTAAGTTAACATTCTATATGCCATTATTGGCTATGAAAGATGCAAATGGTGTTGTGGTAGAAGGAGTTGGTATTAAGCCAGATATACATGTATCTCCACTAACAGATAGTGAAGTATCACAGATGGCTTCACCTACTTTTGTAGACAGAGTGGTAAATGAAGCGATTAATTATTTGAATTCTAAATAG
- a CDS encoding outer membrane beta-barrel protein, with product MISKKLGGLTAIVLSMLSISTYAQSEQKENRFKVGIDLGYTNTSLNANISNLVDSKYNSGGGFGVNVSAEMSIWKTLFVSTGVSYLQKNYEFERTGSREGWYSKYNNDFISVPLLVGGYLINNPYTSDGVWVKVAGGIYSEYWTKMKTKGQYPVFPELQSDGTFNYTQVSEKYDFKKNENQLRRLAMGLQGQVQVGYSIEKIDVFLGYNYLYGLTDTYKYDSPGDKKITRDSHMVSVGAAYKF from the coding sequence ATGATTTCAAAAAAATTAGGTGGCTTGACGGCTATCGTTCTTTCTATGCTTAGCATAAGTACCTATGCGCAAAGTGAACAAAAAGAAAATCGATTCAAAGTAGGAATCGACTTAGGGTACACTAATACCTCTTTGAATGCTAATATTTCCAATTTAGTAGATTCTAAGTACAATTCTGGTGGAGGTTTCGGGGTTAATGTTTCTGCGGAAATGTCTATATGGAAAACTTTGTTTGTATCCACAGGAGTCTCTTATTTACAAAAAAACTATGAGTTTGAGAGAACTGGTTCTCGTGAAGGTTGGTATTCTAAGTACAATAATGATTTTATATCAGTTCCTTTGTTAGTAGGAGGGTACTTAATTAATAATCCATATACTTCTGATGGAGTTTGGGTTAAAGTAGCAGGGGGAATTTACAGTGAGTACTGGACAAAAATGAAAACGAAGGGGCAGTATCCTGTTTTTCCTGAGTTACAATCTGATGGGACATTTAATTATACTCAAGTTTCTGAGAAATATGATTTCAAGAAAAATGAGAATCAATTGCGTAGGCTTGCTATGGGATTACAAGGTCAAGTTCAAGTAGGTTATTCGATTGAGAAAATAGATGTCTTTTTAGGGTATAATTACCTTTATGGTCTAACTGATACTTATAAGTACGATAGCCCTGGAGACAAAAAAATAACGAGAGATTCACACATGGTTTCTGTAGGAGCTGCATATAAATTTTAA
- a CDS encoding cold-shock protein, which translates to MQEGTVKFFNETKGFGFITNGNEDIFVHATGLEDDIRQGDNVTYNVEKGQKGFNAVNVKRA; encoded by the coding sequence ATGCAAGAAGGTACAGTAAAATTTTTCAATGAAACAAAAGGATTCGGATTTATAACAAATGGAAATGAAGATATTTTTGTTCACGCTACTGGTTTAGAAGATGACATTAGACAAGGTGATAATGTAACGTATAACGTAGAGAAAGGACAAAAAGGTTTCAATGCCGTAAATGTAAAAAGAGCATAA